From the Montipora capricornis isolate CH-2021 chromosome 2, ASM3666992v2, whole genome shotgun sequence genome, one window contains:
- the LOC138037669 gene encoding uncharacterized protein: MSAFYSKAFDKVSHGLLIRKLDHYDVCGCTNKWTEAFLTERSQRVVLEGEFCDSAQVLSGVPQCSVLGPCLFLSYITIYQNPWSPILEGLFVDDTIVYLTINADSQVLQGDLDNLAVWGKEWKFHPDKCKVLRTGRKHNFVHHDYILHEKTLASVKSASHLGVTSTKDLN, translated from the coding sequence ATGAGTGCATTTTATAGCAAGGCATTTGATAAGGTTAGCCACGGGCTCCTTATTAGAAAGCTGGACCATTACGATGTCTGCGGTTGTACCAATAAATGGACTGAAGCCTTCCTGACTGAAAGATCCCAAAGGGTAGTCTTGGAAGGAGAATTTTGTGACAGTGCGCAAGTTCTCTCTGGCGTTCCACAATGTTCGGTACTCGGGCCATGCTTATTTCTTTCCTACATTACGATCTACCAGAATCCTTGGTCTCCAATCTTAGAGGGGTTGTTCGTGGATGACACTATTGTATACCTGACTATTAATGCTGATAGTCAAGTCCTCCAAGGTGATCTTGATAACCTGGCTGTTTGGGGAAAAGAATGGAAGTTTCACCCGGACAAGTGCAAGGTTCTTCGTACAGGGCGTAAGCACAATTTTGTGCACCATGATTACATTCTACATGAGAAAACCCTAGCCTCAGTTAAGTCAGCTAGCCATCTTGGTGTCACGTCAACTAAAGATCTTAACTGA
- the LOC138037670 gene encoding uncharacterized protein: MQRLKDSLKVQFKMKDMGELHYYVGVCMVQDKEREQVYLHQGQYIEKMFKKFGQTEAKSVSTPVDLNVRLQKEDGVSRPVDTILYQSIIGSLLYAAITTRPDIAQAVGVVSKFCANPTQSHLTAAKRILRYLKGTVYLGLSYKCADVNLIGYSDADWAGDVDDRHSTSGNVFLLAKGAVSWLSKKQATVALSTAESEYVALSTATQDAIWLRRLLTNVGKPL, translated from the coding sequence ATGCAAAGACTTAAGGACAGCTTAAAGGTGCAGTTTAAGATGAAGGATATGGGGGAGCTGCATTACTACGTGGGAGTTTGCATGGTTCAAGACAAGGAAAGGGAGCAAGTCTATCTTCATCAAGGGCAGTACATCGAAAAGATGTTCAAGAAGTTTGGGCAAACAGAAGCGAAATCGGTGTCCACGCCTGTTGATTTGAACGTCAGGCTGCAAAAGGAAGATGGTGTTAGCAGACCAGTCGATACGATCTTGTACCAGTCCATCATTGGGAGCCTACTTTATGCTGCAATCACAACTCGTCCGGACATCGCACAAGCAGTGGGAGTTGTGTCGAAGTTCTGTGCAAATCCCACGCAAAGTCACTTAACTGCAGCAAAACGGATTCTCAGATATCTGAAAGGAACTGTATATCTTGGCCTGAGTTACAAGTGTGCTGATGTAAACCTGATTGGTTACTCAGATGCTGATTGGGCGGGTGATGTGGATGACCGCCACTCCACTTCAGGAAACGTGTTTTTATTGGCTAAGGGAGCAGTGAGCTGGCTGAGCAAGAAACAGGCCACAGTTGCGCTGTCGACAGCAGAATCTGAGTATGTAGCCCTTAGTACGGCCACTCAGGATGCAATTTGGCTTCGAAGGTTACTCACAAATGTAGGAAAACCTCTCTAG